In a genomic window of Mycoplasma iguanae:
- the rpsR gene encoding 30S ribosomal protein S18, which produces MIKKIKKPGRKKPCNFCQEKMDYIDYKKTEIVSRFVNLHGKILPSRVTGTCARHQRLLSTAIKRARFVALIPFVSERIRK; this is translated from the coding sequence ATGATCAAAAAAATCAAAAAACCGGGACGTAAAAAACCGTGTAATTTTTGTCAAGAGAAAATGGATTACATCGATTACAAAAAAACAGAAATCGTTTCTCGTTTTGTTAATCTACATGGAAAAATTTTACCTTCAAGAGTTACTGGAACTTGCGCAAGACACCAAAGACTTTTATCAACCGCAATTAAAAGAGCTAGATTTGTTGCCTTAATTCCTTTCGTTTCAGAAAGAATTAGAAAATAA
- a CDS encoding DHH family phosphoesterase, producing the protein MKSKTKHIILGISLASLILVIVLITLSLHLIQLNKTATLVFLFLILFLFVLFLLLLFIFNTGSLKKFQAVQKGMSDYIDEEMAKSGMGVVIFSSIGKIIWISSLVEERFGQKLLNSFIVDYFDFRKNVRAKILNYKFVHQAHTYEIKVNLVNNILTIRDDSFKAAIIHQYELERMVIGELEIDNFQLLQATLAEEEVFNIQNIVISLLENLSNKYNLIYRQYVNGKFWIITDEGTLRQFQKKDFSLFSNLNKQIKNELIKNEISVSVSFAYGISKLSELTELSKKGLLNSQSRGGDQISLVKHGSKILTYGSTIEMKTGSSRTLINNISKKIIKKLNDPELKRVIIYGHKTMDLDALGAVYGLAKFFQKYDKKVYIQNSTFDYTTKNYIDANFTSEDKSLFIKPSIANKYTNIKTLIFICDTSELSRIENPEAFIKAKPDNIFVFDHHRAGAQPDFCPRFNQYIDTTASSASEIVTEFINFASPNPQKMIDDKTAQVLLNGIYMDTNQFQKSTSTKTFTAASLLYDWGATPQNAVDTLKMTEEVSQQVKKLLETLTEVRPGYFLAYTEEELSTDVVSIAADEVLRIKGRKAAFVIARIAKDAYKMSARGINTNVQNIAESLGGGGHFSAAAVISQGESLEQFTSNIKQAIVSVRNESNIN; encoded by the coding sequence ATGAAATCAAAAACTAAACACATTATTTTAGGGATTTCGCTAGCGTCTTTAATTTTAGTTATTGTATTAATAACTTTAAGCTTGCACTTAATCCAATTAAATAAAACCGCTACTTTAGTGTTTTTATTTTTAATTTTATTCTTGTTTGTCCTATTTCTTTTATTATTATTCATTTTTAATACTGGAAGTTTGAAAAAATTTCAAGCTGTACAAAAAGGTATGAGCGATTATATTGATGAAGAAATGGCAAAAAGTGGCATGGGTGTTGTAATTTTTTCTTCAATTGGAAAAATTATTTGAATTTCTTCTTTAGTAGAAGAAAGATTTGGTCAAAAACTATTAAATAGTTTCATTGTTGATTATTTTGATTTTCGAAAAAATGTGCGAGCTAAAATTTTAAATTATAAATTTGTCCATCAAGCACACACTTATGAAATTAAAGTAAATTTAGTAAATAATATATTAACCATTCGCGATGACAGCTTCAAGGCTGCAATTATTCATCAATATGAATTAGAAAGAATGGTAATTGGTGAGCTAGAAATTGATAATTTTCAACTTCTACAAGCTACTTTAGCAGAAGAAGAAGTGTTTAATATCCAAAATATTGTCATCAGTCTTTTGGAAAATTTAAGCAACAAATATAATCTGATTTACCGTCAATATGTCAATGGTAAATTTTGAATTATTACCGATGAAGGAACTTTACGCCAATTTCAAAAAAAAGATTTTAGTTTATTTAGTAATTTAAATAAACAAATTAAAAATGAACTAATCAAAAATGAAATTTCTGTTTCTGTTAGTTTTGCTTATGGAATTTCAAAACTATCTGAATTAACAGAATTATCGAAAAAAGGATTATTAAATTCACAATCTCGTGGTGGCGATCAAATTTCTTTAGTAAAACATGGTTCAAAAATTCTCACTTATGGTTCAACCATTGAAATGAAAACTGGATCAAGCCGTACTTTAATTAATAATATTTCAAAAAAAATTATTAAAAAATTAAATGACCCAGAATTAAAAAGAGTGATTATTTATGGCCATAAAACTATGGATTTAGATGCCTTAGGTGCAGTTTATGGTTTGGCTAAATTTTTTCAAAAATATGATAAAAAAGTTTATATTCAAAATTCTACTTTTGACTACACAACTAAAAACTATATTGATGCTAATTTTACTTCAGAAGATAAATCATTATTTATCAAACCATCAATTGCTAATAAATATACTAATATTAAAACCCTAATTTTTATTTGTGATACTTCAGAACTTTCAAGAATTGAAAATCCGGAAGCTTTTATAAAAGCAAAACCAGATAATATTTTTGTTTTTGATCATCATCGAGCAGGTGCACAACCAGATTTCTGTCCAAGATTTAATCAATATATTGATACAACAGCTTCATCAGCTTCTGAGATTGTAACGGAATTCATTAATTTTGCCTCACCCAATCCACAAAAAATGATTGATGATAAAACAGCACAAGTATTATTAAATGGAATTTATATGGATACTAATCAGTTTCAAAAATCTACTTCAACAAAAACTTTTACTGCAGCTTCCTTACTATATGATTGAGGAGCTACCCCGCAAAATGCAGTAGATACATTAAAGATGACTGAGGAAGTTTCTCAACAAGTAAAAAAATTATTAGAAACTTTAACAGAAGTGAGACCTGGTTATTTTTTAGCATATACCGAAGAGGAATTATCAACCGATGTAGTTTCCATTGCAGCGGATGAAGTTTTAAGAATTAAAGGGAGAAAAGCAGCATTTGTAATTGCAAGAATTGCCAAAGATGCATACAAAATGTCTGCTCGTGGAATTAACACTAATGTCCAAAACATCGCCGAATCTCTAGGCGGTGGTGGTCATTTTAGTGCAGCAGCTGTTATCTCTCAAGGTGAAAGTTTAGAACAATTTACAAGCAATATTAAACAAGCGATAGTGAGTGTGAGAAATGAAAGTAATATTAATTAA
- a CDS encoding single-stranded DNA-binding protein, protein MNKVIIIGRITNDVILNTTKSGVNYLKFTVAVKRDMAINSETTDYIPVVIWRGLAASISRMAAKGSLVAVEGSLSSNRFVNSQNQNMTSYEVNGDKVTLLETRSITEQRKMNNQSWMGESKLINPFDPSAPELHFVETNQAFNANVEPSSTEQNDSSQNDEDEWTLDDLY, encoded by the coding sequence ATGAATAAAGTTATTATTATCGGAAGAATTACAAACGACGTAATATTAAATACCACCAAATCTGGAGTAAATTATTTAAAATTTACTGTAGCAGTTAAAAGAGATATGGCAATAAATTCTGAAACTACAGATTATATTCCTGTAGTTATTTGAAGAGGGCTTGCTGCGAGCATTTCAAGAATGGCAGCTAAAGGATCTTTAGTAGCTGTAGAAGGGTCACTTTCTTCAAATCGTTTTGTAAATTCCCAAAATCAAAACATGACTTCTTATGAAGTTAATGGTGATAAAGTAACTTTATTGGAAACTCGTTCAATCACTGAACAAAGAAAAATGAATAATCAAAGTTGAATGGGAGAAAGTAAATTAATAAACCCTTTTGATCCATCTGCACCCGAACTGCATTTTGTTGAAACTAATCAAGCATTTAATGCAAATGTTGAACCTTCTTCAACAGAGCAAAATGATTCATCTCAAAATGATGAAGATGAATGAACTTTAGATGATTTATATTAA
- the tilS gene encoding tRNA lysidine(34) synthetase TilS, producing the protein MKNIKKILLAVSGGPDSMYLLWKYRKANVIVAHVNYNKRSDSHLDQEIVENFCKKYNIPLFIKKIKKNIEVKNNFQNWAREERYSFFSEIYHREKCDFLYLAHHKDDFIETAYFQKSTNRQPRYYGIPFHTIYKNMEIIRPLLLILWKNQISKKLINKNIAFSIDSTNVEPIYTRNKIRLYLATKSIFYKEAIFMLTWITNFLKFFINKKLSYDYKKWEKNNFDSRVFTKFKNKNKLVFLLINNYCINVKLTSKKIQGITDFITASRGSKFFILNSKYLIEKKYNRIKIMKKE; encoded by the coding sequence ATGAAAAATATAAAAAAAATATTATTAGCAGTTAGTGGCGGGCCAGACTCGATGTACCTGCTTTGAAAGTATCGCAAAGCTAATGTCATAGTTGCTCATGTTAACTATAATAAGAGATCTGATTCACATTTAGATCAAGAAATTGTTGAAAATTTTTGTAAAAAATATAATATTCCTCTTTTTATAAAAAAGATTAAAAAAAATATTGAAGTGAAAAATAACTTTCAAAATTGAGCAAGAGAAGAACGTTATAGTTTTTTTTCTGAAATTTACCATAGAGAAAAATGTGATTTTTTATATTTGGCACATCATAAAGATGATTTTATAGAAACTGCTTACTTTCAAAAATCTACTAATCGTCAGCCTCGTTACTATGGTATACCTTTTCATACTATTTACAAAAATATGGAAATTATTCGACCCTTATTACTAATATTATGGAAAAATCAAATAAGCAAGAAATTAATCAATAAAAATATTGCTTTCAGTATTGATAGCACAAACGTAGAACCAATTTATACAAGAAACAAAATTCGTCTCTATTTAGCAACAAAATCAATATTTTACAAAGAAGCAATTTTTATGCTAACTTGAATCACAAATTTTCTAAAATTTTTTATTAACAAAAAATTAAGTTATGATTATAAAAAATGAGAGAAAAATAATTTTGATAGTAGAGTATTTACAAAATTTAAAAACAAAAATAAATTAGTTTTTTTGCTTATCAATAATTATTGTATTAATGTGAAATTAACAAGCAAAAAAATCCAAGGAATTACAGATTTTATCACAGCATCGAGGGGTAGTAAATTTTTTATTTTAAATTCAAAATACTTAATTGAAAAAAAATATAATAGAATAAAAATAATGAAAAAAGAGTAG
- the yihA gene encoding ribosome biogenesis GTP-binding protein YihA/YsxC — MWKFIISASKKSNWYQHSNKEICFIGRSNVGKSSLLNALAKTKIAKTSNTPGRTQLINYFSDDLENIYVDLPGYGYARLSKVAQEKMFAMIEEYLKHSSNLSTVFLLFDANIGLTSDDQLMIAFLESIGRKTILVGTKIDKANQAILHKTKKQLEALKYQSILVSSAKKTNLEKLQSIILEQF; from the coding sequence ATGTGAAAGTTTATCATTTCTGCATCAAAAAAATCTAATTGATATCAACATTCTAACAAAGAAATTTGTTTTATTGGTCGATCTAATGTTGGAAAATCTTCCTTGTTAAATGCTTTAGCAAAAACTAAAATTGCTAAAACTTCCAATACACCAGGAAGAACCCAATTAATTAATTATTTCAGTGATGACTTAGAAAATATCTATGTTGATCTCCCGGGTTATGGTTATGCTCGTCTTTCAAAAGTGGCACAGGAAAAAATGTTTGCCATGATTGAAGAGTATTTAAAACATTCTTCAAATCTTTCCACTGTATTTTTACTTTTTGATGCCAACATTGGTTTAACAAGTGATGATCAATTAATGATTGCTTTTTTAGAAAGTATCGGACGTAAAACAATTTTAGTAGGTACTAAAATTGATAAAGCTAATCAAGCAATTTTACATAAAACCAAAAAGCAGTTAGAAGCATTAAAATATCAATCTATTTTAGTATCTTCGGCTAAAAAAACCAATTTAGAAAAATTACAATCAATAATTTTGGAACAATTTTAG
- the ftsH gene encoding ATP-dependent zinc metalloprotease FtsH — MKRMKSSSLWWGAILTIIVVIIAILIIWNFLPSGTTYKDESYLYQRALTNAASETDNNYFKSILFALNGPEIHVTESFVNPASNNGISSISYVVKMSGASFSQWQNNEFLIPNIQPQLTYFQLLEAASKNTAGNISIAHTGIVQPNFFLANLWNFLPMLVMIIIFASMFIYARRMSNGSNGAGGAGMFNPGRNQAQKINSKVKFSDVAGNTEVKEEVMELVDYLKNPNKYAAAGAKIPKGILLGGPPGTGKTLIAKATAGEAGVPFFFISASNFVEMYVGVGAKRVRELFKDARKSGKAIIFIDELDAVGRSRGTGLGGGNDEREQTLNQLLVEMDGMEENTGILVIAATNRTDVLDPALQRPGRFDRSINVNLPDVKEREEILKLHAKGKKLSPEIKFKNIAKRTPGYSGAQLANVINEASILSVREKTAFITPDQIDEAIDRVMSGPAKKNRVITEEERTMVAYHEAGHAVVGIRLAGGTKVQKITIIPRGFAGGYNLMLPEHEKYNETKRGLESSIASFMGGRAAEEIIYGKEEISTGAANDIEKATKIARRMVTEFGMSALGPIQYEEAQGSPFLGRDYNKHSAFSQVVANEIDTEVRKIILHAEEIAKKTIKANMDLLELIKNELLEKETIVAEEIEYLAKNLKPLPKKEKEVKKEVEYKPHSLDDLIGEVQQEKKEKRNHKDEESLKDETENK; from the coding sequence ATGAAAAGAATGAAAAGCAGTTCCTTATGATGAGGTGCCATTCTAACAATTATAGTTGTTATTATTGCTATTTTAATTATATGAAACTTCTTACCAAGTGGAACCACTTACAAAGACGAATCATACCTTTATCAAAGAGCTCTAACAAATGCTGCAAGTGAAACTGATAATAATTATTTTAAATCTATTTTATTTGCACTAAATGGTCCTGAAATTCACGTAACAGAATCATTTGTTAATCCAGCATCAAATAACGGCATTTCATCTATAAGTTATGTAGTAAAAATGTCTGGTGCATCATTTAGTCAATGACAAAATAATGAATTTTTAATTCCAAATATTCAACCACAATTGACTTATTTCCAATTATTGGAAGCTGCATCAAAAAATACAGCTGGAAATATTTCGATTGCTCATACAGGAATTGTACAACCAAACTTCTTTTTAGCAAATCTATGAAACTTCTTACCAATGCTTGTAATGATTATTATCTTTGCTTCAATGTTTATTTATGCAAGAAGAATGTCTAATGGATCAAATGGAGCCGGCGGAGCTGGAATGTTTAATCCAGGAAGAAATCAAGCTCAAAAAATTAATTCTAAAGTTAAATTCTCTGATGTTGCCGGAAACACAGAAGTTAAAGAAGAAGTTATGGAGCTAGTTGATTATTTAAAAAATCCAAATAAATACGCAGCAGCAGGAGCTAAAATTCCTAAAGGTATTCTTTTAGGAGGCCCTCCAGGAACAGGAAAAACTTTAATCGCAAAAGCTACAGCTGGAGAAGCCGGTGTTCCTTTCTTCTTTATTTCAGCATCTAATTTTGTAGAAATGTATGTAGGGGTTGGAGCTAAAAGAGTTAGAGAATTATTTAAAGACGCTAGAAAATCTGGTAAAGCGATTATTTTCATTGATGAGTTAGATGCTGTAGGTCGTTCACGTGGTACTGGTCTAGGTGGTGGAAATGATGAAAGAGAACAAACTCTAAATCAACTTTTAGTAGAAATGGACGGGATGGAAGAAAACACTGGAATTTTAGTAATTGCAGCTACAAACCGTACTGATGTTTTAGATCCTGCTTTACAAAGACCAGGAAGATTTGACAGAAGTATTAATGTTAATTTACCTGATGTAAAAGAACGTGAAGAAATTTTAAAACTACATGCTAAAGGTAAAAAACTTTCTCCTGAAATTAAATTTAAAAATATTGCCAAAAGAACTCCTGGTTATTCAGGAGCTCAATTAGCTAATGTTATTAATGAAGCTTCAATTCTTTCTGTGCGTGAAAAAACCGCTTTCATTACTCCAGATCAAATTGACGAAGCCATTGACCGTGTAATGAGTGGGCCTGCAAAGAAAAATCGGGTAATTACCGAAGAAGAAAGAACAATGGTAGCTTACCATGAAGCTGGACACGCTGTTGTAGGTATCAGATTAGCAGGTGGAACTAAAGTACAAAAAATTACTATTATTCCTCGTGGTTTTGCTGGTGGATATAACTTAATGCTTCCTGAACATGAAAAATATAATGAAACAAAACGCGGGCTTGAATCATCTATTGCTTCATTTATGGGTGGAAGAGCAGCAGAAGAAATTATTTATGGTAAAGAAGAAATTTCTACAGGTGCTGCCAATGACATTGAAAAAGCCACAAAAATTGCTCGAAGAATGGTAACTGAATTTGGAATGTCAGCACTTGGTCCAATTCAATACGAAGAAGCGCAAGGTTCTCCCTTTTTAGGAAGAGATTATAATAAACATAGTGCTTTTTCTCAAGTTGTAGCTAATGAAATTGATACAGAAGTAAGAAAAATAATTTTACATGCTGAAGAAATTGCTAAAAAAACAATTAAAGCTAATATGGATCTACTAGAATTAATTAAAAATGAATTATTAGAAAAAGAAACCATTGTGGCTGAAGAAATTGAATATTTAGCTAAAAATTTAAAACCTTTACCAAAAAAAGAAAAAGAAGTTAAAAAAGAAGTTGAATATAAACCACATTCTTTAGATGATTTAATTGGTGAAGTACAGCAAGAAAAAAAAGAAAAAAGAAATCATAAAGATGAAGAATCTTTAAAAGATGAAACTGAAAATAAATAA
- a CDS encoding CNNM domain-containing protein, translating to MEPWLVSLIIIILIILIICSALFSALETAYGSISLAKLEQELHKKSLTKKIIEKHYKHFGRTLSTILIGNNLINISASSILSAFLGVLISNETVVVLITMLVMTPIIVIFGEIIPKIFARKYPLKYVKRVFLIMEFFYIIFFPLTYPISKFVKSEEVTNTEKDLKTFLAIGHKEGILEKKEALLAINALDLDSVRVSKSYKKIKDVYFVEASWTLKEAKKVFLDTNYSRLPVKKNNRFIGIILLKNIWNHKKGLVEDFVTDVPSISYNTLLTKAMEKMRLEKAQFAFVTQTNNSKKVIGILSFEDIIEELVGEVYDESDEEIDIYEINLQHAIVKGDNKISKINNKLNFSLPNEDLTLLQWLEKISQKDVNMKFKFKYKKYEFKVVENKRKSVPKIEINQK from the coding sequence ATGGAACCATGGCTCGTCAGTTTAATTATTATCATTTTAATTATTCTAATTATTTGTTCAGCATTATTTTCAGCGCTAGAAACTGCTTATGGATCAATTTCTTTAGCTAAATTAGAACAAGAATTACATAAAAAATCTTTAACTAAAAAAATTATTGAAAAACATTATAAACATTTTGGTAGAACATTATCAACTATTTTAATTGGTAACAATCTAATTAATATTAGTGCTTCTTCAATTCTATCTGCTTTTTTAGGAGTATTAATTTCTAATGAAACAGTTGTAGTTTTAATAACAATGCTTGTAATGACTCCTATCATTGTTATTTTTGGCGAAATTATCCCTAAAATATTTGCAAGAAAATATCCATTAAAATATGTTAAAAGAGTTTTTTTAATTATGGAATTTTTCTACATTATCTTTTTCCCTCTAACTTATCCAATTTCTAAATTTGTGAAATCAGAAGAAGTAACAAACACTGAAAAAGATTTAAAAACCTTTTTAGCAATCGGCCACAAAGAAGGAATTTTAGAAAAAAAAGAAGCTTTATTAGCTATTAATGCTTTAGATTTAGATTCAGTACGGGTATCTAAATCTTACAAAAAAATCAAAGATGTTTATTTTGTAGAAGCATCTTGGACTTTAAAAGAAGCTAAAAAAGTTTTTCTAGATACAAATTACTCGCGTTTACCTGTTAAAAAAAATAATCGTTTTATTGGGATTATTTTATTAAAAAACATTTGAAATCATAAAAAAGGTTTAGTAGAAGATTTTGTTACAGATGTGCCTTCTATATCTTACAATACACTTTTAACAAAAGCGATGGAAAAAATGCGTTTAGAAAAAGCACAGTTTGCTTTTGTAACACAAACTAATAATTCTAAAAAAGTAATTGGTATTTTAAGTTTTGAGGACATTATTGAAGAACTTGTTGGTGAAGTTTATGATGAAAGTGATGAAGAAATTGACATTTATGAAATCAATTTACAACATGCAATTGTAAAAGGTGATAACAAAATTTCTAAAATTAATAATAAATTAAATTTTAGTCTTCCTAATGAAGATCTTACATTATTGCAATGATTAGAAAAAATTTCACAAAAAGACGTTAATATGAAATTTAAATTCAAGTACAAAAAATATGAATTTAAAGTTGTGGAAAACAAACGTAAGTCTGTGCCAAAAATTGAAATCAATCAAAAATAA
- the rplI gene encoding 50S ribosomal protein L9, with amino-acid sequence MKVILIKDCKDGKANTIIDVAPGYGTNYLIKNGFGLPYNEKTKAILNKKLSELESEEQAKRLEATKLKYELENLVLEFQLKETNNLIHHSISNKKIEKAILDKGFKLPKHSLVENEHIASFGTTVVKAKIYKDIIANLQVKITKE; translated from the coding sequence ATGAAAGTAATATTAATTAAAGATTGCAAAGACGGAAAAGCTAACACAATAATTGATGTAGCTCCAGGCTATGGAACTAACTATTTAATCAAAAATGGTTTTGGTTTACCTTATAACGAAAAAACTAAAGCAATTTTAAATAAAAAACTTAGCGAATTAGAATCAGAAGAACAAGCTAAAAGATTAGAAGCTACAAAATTGAAATACGAATTAGAAAACTTAGTTTTGGAATTTCAACTAAAAGAGACTAATAATTTAATTCACCATTCAATTAGCAATAAAAAAATTGAAAAAGCAATTTTAGATAAAGGATTTAAATTACCAAAACATTCTTTAGTTGAAAATGAACACATTGCATCTTTTGGTACTACAGTTGTAAAAGCAAAAATTTATAAGGATATTATTGCTAATTTACAAGTAAAAATCACTAAAGAATAA
- the rpsF gene encoding 30S ribosomal protein S6: protein MAKYEIMAILAPGEDVSTVSKVASDVFGQESLKSVEKLERTELAYPINKSKTAVYVLMVLEADEQKISEFVRLTNISKTIWRVLVINLDSEKGLNRKTTVKKIKPRPAFVKKTFNSTGRRFPNQDGTRAPFQRNTEGFKKPESKSTN, encoded by the coding sequence ATGGCTAAATACGAAATTATGGCAATTTTAGCGCCAGGAGAAGATGTAAGTACTGTATCAAAAGTTGCATCTGACGTTTTCGGACAAGAATCATTAAAATCTGTTGAAAAACTTGAACGTACAGAACTTGCATATCCTATTAATAAATCAAAAACAGCTGTGTATGTTCTAATGGTACTTGAAGCTGATGAACAAAAAATTTCTGAATTTGTAAGATTAACAAATATTTCAAAAACAATTTGAAGAGTACTTGTAATTAATTTAGATTCTGAAAAAGGATTGAATAGAAAAACTACTGTCAAAAAAATAAAACCAAGACCTGCATTTGTTAAAAAAACATTTAACAGTACTGGACGTCGTTTTCCTAACCAAGATGGAACAAGAGCTCCATTTCAAAGAAATACTGAAGGTTTCAAAAAACCAGAAAGCAAATCAACTAACTAA
- the dnaB gene encoding replicative DNA helicase, translating to MNNSNLKNLDLEYAVLGYILLNPENLEKFIIYLDEEIFSDPFNKEVFKAVKYIHDQEKHLEDNLIYHYLRQNNKFDFVGGEKFIYMLKIKAGLESNILTMIQELDQIAKKKKVAQLSTSIYKQTHVEGIALDQLIDEFEKKLLEIINNKAFKDLENIEEISYRVLEEIKRRSLNPNDLKGLPTSIGPLDQYTSGLQKGDLIIVAARPSMGKTAFALNLAVNAAKNDPESYVVFFSLEMASNDLATRMLSTEAAVPGNYLKEPAKLKREDMVKLSFAQKRLAEFNILIDDDVSITLSEMYWKLKRLKKTVKNISLIVIDYLQLISITKKSNNNENRQIEVSKISRTLKQIARELEVPVIALSQLSRNVEKREDKMPILSDLRESGAIEQDADIILFLYREEYYNKNKTASNSNTKQDVIINIAKHRNGPTGKFILDFEPSRGQFTEKADSQTKGDDF from the coding sequence ATGAACAATTCCAACTTAAAAAATTTAGATCTTGAATATGCAGTTTTAGGATACATTCTTTTAAATCCTGAAAATCTGGAAAAATTTATTATTTATTTAGATGAAGAAATTTTTTCAGATCCATTCAACAAAGAAGTTTTTAAAGCTGTTAAATACATTCATGATCAAGAAAAACATTTAGAAGATAATTTAATTTATCACTATTTAAGACAAAATAACAAATTTGATTTTGTTGGTGGTGAAAAGTTCATTTACATGCTAAAAATTAAAGCAGGACTTGAATCAAATATTTTAACTATGATTCAAGAACTTGACCAAATTGCTAAAAAGAAAAAAGTTGCTCAACTGTCAACTTCAATTTATAAACAAACTCATGTTGAAGGAATCGCTTTAGATCAGCTTATTGATGAATTTGAAAAAAAATTATTAGAAATTATTAACAATAAAGCTTTTAAAGACCTAGAAAATATCGAAGAAATTTCTTATCGTGTTTTAGAAGAAATTAAAAGAAGAAGTTTAAATCCTAATGATTTAAAAGGACTACCTACTTCCATTGGTCCATTAGATCAATATACCTCCGGTTTACAAAAAGGTGATTTAATTATTGTGGCAGCTCGCCCATCTATGGGAAAAACTGCCTTCGCATTAAATTTAGCAGTTAATGCTGCTAAAAATGACCCAGAAAGCTATGTCGTTTTCTTTTCATTGGAAATGGCATCCAATGATTTAGCAACCAGAATGCTATCTACAGAAGCTGCAGTTCCTGGAAATTATTTAAAAGAACCTGCAAAATTAAAAAGAGAAGATATGGTAAAACTAAGTTTTGCACAGAAAAGATTAGCAGAATTCAATATTTTAATTGATGATGATGTTTCAATTACACTTTCAGAAATGTATTGAAAATTAAAGAGACTAAAAAAAACAGTTAAAAATATTAGTTTAATTGTGATTGATTATTTACAATTAATTTCTATCACAAAAAAATCCAATAATAATGAAAATAGACAAATTGAAGTTTCAAAAATTTCAAGAACTTTAAAACAAATAGCCCGTGAATTAGAAGTACCTGTAATTGCTTTATCTCAACTTTCAAGGAATGTTGAAAAACGAGAAGACAAAATGCCTATCCTTTCTGATTTACGTGAATCAGGAGCAATTGAACAGGATGCCGATATTATTCTCTTTTTATATCGTGAAGAGTATTATAATAAGAATAAAACAGCTTCTAATTCCAACACCAAACAAGATGTTATTATTAACATTGCAAAACATAGAAACGGACCTACAGGAAAATTTATTTTAGATTTTGAACCTTCACGAGGTCAATTTACAGAAAAAGCTGATTCACAAACCAAAGGAGATGATTTTTAA